ATATTGACGATACGCCTATATTTAATATTACCCGCCGCGAAAGAGCAAGATTAAGAGCGCTGAAAATTGGTTTTGTATTCCAGTTGTTTTACCTGGTGCCGTATCTGACCGCAATGGAAAATGTTTTACTGCCGTTCCTTGCAAAAAAGAACGATCCTGACGCAATCAACAAAGCCCGCAGAGCGCTGGAAAGAGTGGGCCTGCAGAGCCGGCTGGATCACAAGCCTGAAGAACTGAGCGTAGGCGAACGCCAGAGAGTCGGCATTGCGCGGGCTCTGGTTACGGGCCCAAGAATAATTCTTGCGGATGAACCAACGGGCAATTTAGATACTGAAAACACAGCTATTGTTTTAAAATATTTGAAAGAAATCAACCAGGAAGGAGTAACCGTTGTTTTAACCACCCATGGCCCGCAGGTGAGCCAGCAGGTTTCCCGCCAGGTGAAATTAGAAAACGGGACTATTGTTTGAAACTAGTAGAAGTGGTGCTATAATGTTCAAAAATATAAGGAAGAATATAAGATTTTATTTAAAAAAGGCCTCATCAAAGAAAAAAACTAGGGTTAAGCACTGTTTATCTGATGAAATCGAAGGATGTGGTTGATAATACGATTGAAATTGTAAAACAAAAACCTTTGATTACAACCGTTGATACTTGCAATTGCGCATATTGTAACTGGGTGAGAAAGAAGACAATAGGGAGGAAGTGTGGACAATAAAAGGAAGTATTTACTTGCAGGGGCAGGAGCCCGGGGATTAAACACATTTGCAGCGCCTATATTAAAGGAATTTTCATATAATTCTACTCTGACCGGGCTTTACGACATCAGCCTTAAAAGATTACAGGGAGCAAAAGAAATACTGGGTGTAGCCTTGCCTGTTTATACGGATTTCGCCCTCGCGATGAAAGAGCTCAACCCCGACTGCGTAATTGTCTGTACGCCCGATTACACGCATGCGCAATATGTAATAAAAGCGCTCAAGATGAATAAAGATGTTATCAGCGAAAAACCGCTTTGCATCAGTTCCCAGCAGTGCAAAGAAATATCTGACGCGGCAAAAAAATCCAAAGGCAGGGTATTTACAGCGCATAATTTCCGCTTTGGGCCTGCTATGACAACAATAAAAAAAATAATTTCCGAAGGCAAAATAGGAAAACCTCTTTCCGTTTTTTTTAATGAAAAACTTGACCGGTGCCACGGAGCAGACTATTTCCGCAGGTGGCACAGATTAAAAGAAAATTCAGGCGGCCTGCTTATTCATAAAGCAAGTCATTGTTTTGATTTGATAAATTGGGTTATCGGCTCAAAACCAAAAGAAGTTTTCGCTAATGGTAAAGTAGGCTTTTACGGAAAAAACGGCCCTTACCGCGCTAAAAGATGCCGTGAGTGCGATAAATACAAGGATAAATGTGATTTCTACGCTGACCTTTTTAAGAACGAAGATTCAAAAAAAATGTATCTGAATGCGGAAGAAAAAAACAGTTATTTTCGCGACCAATGTGTCTATGACAAGGGAATAACTACCGAAGACCTGGCTAATGTAATTTACAGCTATGAAAACGGCGTGCTGGTGAATTTTATGCTCTGCGCTTTTTCCTCTTATGAAGGAATTGACATAATTATAGAAGGAACCAAAGGCAGGCTTGAATATTCAATGGTCCATGATACAAGATGGTTCGCAGGTAATGTTACTGTTTTCGGCATGGAAAAACACATCGGAGAAAAAATCCAGCTCTATTTAATAAATGAAGGCGTAAAAGAAATTCCGATTCCACGGGCTGAAGGCGAGCACGGCGGCGCAGACCCCGCCATGAGGGAAGCCCTGCTTGGTTCCAACCCCGACAGACAGCTTACAAATATGCTCGCCACACTCGAAGAAGCCATAAGCGCCGTGCTTATAGGAGCTGCGGCCAATAAAAGTATAGCCGGGCATAAATCTGTAAAAATAAACCATGAAACTATCAGGCTCGCATAACGCTTTTCTAATGCCTAAATCTTTTTCCAAAACATTAATAGCCGCCCTGTCGATAATAATTCTATCCCTGTCCGGAACTTACGCGGGCGGAACCGCCGCTCGCACTGCGAGAAACCCGGTTACCCTCCATTTATGGTCTTTGCCGAACCGTTGGGGCAGGGATATAACTGAAAAAGTAAATTACGCTTTAATAGAACGCTTCAAAGAACTTCACCCCGATATCCTGCTTACAGGCTCAAAACTGATCGTAATACCAAACAGCAGTTCATTCGACATAGGCCAGCTGTTGGCAATTGCCGGCGGCACGGCTCCGGACGTGATGTATATAAATTTCCGCAAATCAGAATCGTTTATAACCCAGGGTTTTCTCTACCCGCTTGACGATTACATCAAGGAATGGGAACAGAAAGAAAAAA
The window above is part of the Elusimicrobiota bacterium genome. Proteins encoded here:
- a CDS encoding ABC transporter ATP-binding protein — encoded protein: MIKIEKLTKIFYKNSKEIYALKDIDLLINSGEFISIMGSSGSGKTTLLFSIAGLIKPASGSIHIDDTPIFNITRRERARLRALKIGFVFQLFYLVPYLTAMENVLLPFLAKKNDPDAINKARRALERVGLQSRLDHKPEELSVGERQRVGIARALVTGPRIILADEPTGNLDTENTAIVLKYLKEINQEGVTVVLTTHGPQVSQQVSRQVKLENGTIV
- a CDS encoding Gfo/Idh/MocA family oxidoreductase; amino-acid sequence: MDNKRKYLLAGAGARGLNTFAAPILKEFSYNSTLTGLYDISLKRLQGAKEILGVALPVYTDFALAMKELNPDCVIVCTPDYTHAQYVIKALKMNKDVISEKPLCISSQQCKEISDAAKKSKGRVFTAHNFRFGPAMTTIKKIISEGKIGKPLSVFFNEKLDRCHGADYFRRWHRLKENSGGLLIHKASHCFDLINWVIGSKPKEVFANGKVGFYGKNGPYRAKRCRECDKYKDKCDFYADLFKNEDSKKMYLNAEEKNSYFRDQCVYDKGITTEDLANVIYSYENGVLVNFMLCAFSSYEGIDIIIEGTKGRLEYSMVHDTRWFAGNVTVFGMEKHIGEKIQLYLINEGVKEIPIPRAEGEHGGADPAMREALLGSNPDRQLTNMLATLEEAISAVLIGAAANKSIAGHKSVKINHETIRLA